One Gloeothece verrucosa PCC 7822 DNA window includes the following coding sequences:
- a CDS encoding 3-deoxy-7-phosphoheptulonate synthase, translating to MKIDQVFDLHVVETRSLLSPETIHCLCPLTEGAAALVTQTRQTIRKILEGVDRRILVIVGPCSIHDVKAAYEYGEKLIYLRNQLKDKLEIVMRVYFEKPRTTTGWKGMINDPHLDGSYDINTGLQRARKLLLDLADLGLPAATELLDPIIPQYIADLVSWTAIGARTTESQTHREMASGLSMPVGFKNGTDGSLESAINAMIAASKPHHFLGINYKGLASIVTTTGNPDGHLVLRGGNSETNYDAVHVAVAAEFLNRKGVAARLMIDCSHGNSNKDHNRQSMVLENIAEQLKEESPDIMGVMIESHLVAGNQSIPKDLSQLVYGQSITDACVDFPTTVSMLYNLAESVRT from the coding sequence ATGAAAATTGATCAAGTTTTTGACCTGCACGTTGTTGAAACCCGTTCTCTGTTAAGTCCCGAGACAATTCATTGTCTATGTCCTCTCACTGAAGGGGCAGCCGCATTAGTGACTCAGACAAGGCAAACCATTCGGAAAATTTTAGAAGGCGTTGATCGACGAATATTGGTCATTGTTGGTCCTTGTTCAATTCATGATGTAAAAGCGGCTTATGAATACGGAGAAAAGTTAATCTATTTAAGAAATCAATTAAAAGACAAATTGGAAATTGTCATGCGGGTTTACTTTGAAAAACCGCGCACCACAACTGGCTGGAAAGGAATGATCAATGATCCTCATCTAGATGGGAGTTATGACATTAATACAGGACTACAACGGGCACGGAAGTTATTATTAGATTTAGCCGATCTAGGCTTACCGGCGGCTACGGAGTTACTTGATCCCATTATCCCTCAGTATATCGCCGATTTGGTTTCTTGGACCGCCATCGGCGCTCGCACCACTGAAAGCCAAACTCATCGCGAGATGGCATCAGGTTTATCCATGCCGGTTGGGTTTAAGAATGGAACTGATGGCAGTCTTGAGTCTGCTATCAATGCGATGATAGCCGCCAGCAAACCCCATCATTTTTTGGGAATTAATTATAAAGGATTAGCGAGTATCGTCACCACCACAGGCAACCCTGACGGGCATTTAGTTTTACGAGGGGGAAATAGCGAAACCAATTATGATGCTGTTCATGTTGCAGTGGCGGCAGAGTTTTTAAACCGTAAAGGAGTTGCCGCTCGTTTGATGATTGATTGTAGTCATGGTAATAGTAATAAAGACCATAATCGTCAGTCGATGGTGTTGGAGAATATTGCTGAACAACTCAAAGAGGAAAGTCCTGATATTATGGGGGTCATGATTGAAAGTCATTTAGTGGCAGGTAATCAATCTATTCCAAAAGATTTAAGTCAATTAGTGTATGGTCAGAGTATTACTGATGCTTGCGTAGATTTTCCAACCACAGTATCTATGCTATATAATCTTGCTGAATCAGTCAGGACTTAA
- a CDS encoding DUF3082 domain-containing protein produces the protein MSQSTDPKKPELSNPEADQNQVTPLRCLLGAAISATLGTGMYYLTYSIGSTFAQKPITSSNQLVINIGSAVRTLVVGVASLATFIFAFVSFGLVLLAIQLTLQAIKQRLSSSE, from the coding sequence ATGAGTCAATCTACCGATCCAAAAAAGCCAGAATTGTCTAATCCTGAAGCTGATCAAAATCAAGTGACCCCTTTACGGTGTTTATTAGGGGCAGCAATTTCTGCTACATTGGGAACAGGGATGTATTATCTGACCTATTCGATCGGGTCAACTTTTGCCCAGAAACCAATCACCTCAAGTAATCAACTTGTCATTAATATTGGTTCGGCTGTGAGAACTTTGGTCGTGGGGGTAGCTTCCCTGGCAACATTTATCTTTGCTTTTGTAAGTTTTGGTTTAGTTCTTTTAGCCATCCAGCTAACCCTACAAGCCATAAAGCAACGTTTGAGTTCTTCAGAATAA
- a CDS encoding restriction endonuclease subunit S: MNFKSTKWQVVTLEDIAQKDGHGFVDGPFGSNLPASEYVPFGIPVIRGTNLSLGTTRFKDDEFVFVSEETAKRLERSLCEPGDIIFTKKGTLGQTAIIPFNHKYQKFLLSSNQMKLTVDIQKAEPLFVYYYVSSFTSRSKIIQDSEATGVPKTNLTYLRKFPIVLPPLPEQKAIAHILGTLDDKIELNQQMNQTLEAMARAIFKSWFVDFDPVRAKMEGKQLVGMDEATAALFPDSFEESDLGLIPKGWRVSTLDEVTEFVLGGDWGKDLASEQYNQPAYCIRGADIPDLQNAGLGKMPIRYLKASSLKKRSLQAGNIVIEISGGSPTQSTGRPVLITLNLLDRLSYPLVCSNFCRLIFLKEDISPNFIYLWLRWLYASDSFLQYENGTTGIKNLAYKIFSEKYELVLPQQYVLKVFEKTTQPLFKKRDANGLQSEILATIRDTLLPKLMSGQIRVKEAEKMIEEVL, encoded by the coding sequence ATGAACTTTAAAAGCACAAAATGGCAAGTAGTAACTTTAGAAGATATTGCTCAAAAAGATGGACATGGCTTTGTAGATGGGCCTTTTGGTTCTAATCTTCCTGCTTCTGAGTATGTACCTTTTGGTATTCCTGTCATCCGAGGGACAAATTTATCTCTTGGAACTACTCGATTTAAAGATGACGAGTTTGTATTTGTTTCTGAGGAAACGGCTAAACGTTTAGAGCGAAGTTTATGTGAACCTGGTGATATTATTTTTACAAAGAAGGGAACATTAGGACAAACAGCAATTATTCCCTTTAATCACAAATATCAAAAATTTTTACTTTCATCAAATCAAATGAAATTGACTGTAGATATTCAAAAAGCAGAGCCACTTTTTGTCTACTATTATGTTTCTTCTTTTACCAGCCGAAGCAAAATTATTCAAGATTCAGAAGCAACAGGAGTTCCAAAAACTAATTTAACCTATCTTCGTAAATTTCCAATCGTCCTTCCTCCCCTACCCGAACAAAAAGCTATTGCTCACATTTTAGGAACACTCGACGACAAAATCGAATTAAACCAACAGATGAACCAAACCCTAGAAGCAATGGCGAGGGCAATATTTAAGTCTTGGTTTGTGGATTTTGACCCTGTGCGGGCGAAGATGGAAGGTAAGCAACTTGTGGGTATGGATGAAGCAACGGCGGCGTTATTTCCTGATAGTTTCGAGGAGTCAGATTTAGGGTTAATTCCCAAGGGGTGGAGGGTTAGTACACTTGATGAAGTAACAGAATTTGTATTAGGTGGAGATTGGGGAAAAGATTTGGCTTCAGAACAATATAATCAACCTGCTTATTGTATTCGTGGTGCTGATATTCCTGATTTACAAAACGCGGGATTAGGAAAAATGCCTATTCGTTATCTGAAAGCATCAAGTTTAAAAAAGAGAAGTTTACAAGCAGGAAATATTGTTATTGAAATCTCAGGAGGAAGTCCGACTCAATCAACAGGAAGACCAGTATTAATAACTCTTAATTTATTAGATAGATTATCTTATCCATTAGTATGTTCTAATTTTTGTAGATTAATTTTTTTAAAAGAAGATATTTCACCAAATTTTATTTACTTATGGTTACGATGGTTATATGCTTCTGATTCTTTTTTACAATATGAAAATGGAACGACAGGAATTAAGAATTTAGCCTATAAAATATTTAGTGAAAAATATGAATTAGTTTTACCTCAACAATATGTTTTAAAAGTATTTGAAAAAACTACTCAACCATTATTTAAAAAACGAGATGCTAACGGGTTACAATCAGAAATTCTTGCCACTATCCGAGACACCCTATTACCCAAATTAATGTCAGGGCAGATACGGGTTAAGGAAGCAGAGAAAATGATAGAAGAGGTGTTATGA
- a CDS encoding helix-turn-helix domain-containing protein, with product MTQSPNLAVLVRETCARLGLTQTQFAHLLGVSFQTVNRWENGKTQPLPIAREAD from the coding sequence GTGACTCAATCGCCTAATTTAGCCGTTCTGGTGCGGGAAACTTGCGCTCGTTTGGGGTTGACTCAAACCCAATTTGCTCATCTGTTGGGCGTTTCCTTTCAGACTGTCAACCGATGGGAGAATGGGAAGACTCAACCTTTACCCATCGCTAGAGAAGCAGATTGA
- the ispE gene encoding 4-(cytidine 5'-diphospho)-2-C-methyl-D-erythritol kinase encodes MHAYTLIAPGKINLYLEIIGDRPDGYHELIMILQSIDLADRLTLRSNGLQKCRLSCSHPQVPLDETNLAYRAAVLMEQEFPKEFANYGGVDITIDKQIPVAAGLAGGSTDGAAVLVGLNLIWQLGLTQLELQNLAALLGSDLPFCVSGGTAIATGRGEKLDQINNLANLYLVLAKYDSIAVSTPWAYQTYRQQFSDSYINHLSGIEAKTHQVHAGPLVGAIVHKDGAKIGQLLHNDLEKVVLPAYPQVAQLRETMQQAGGLGTMMSGSGPTVFTLCESREQAAEIQQKIRQKLPDSDLQLWVAQLSNRGIQVETAS; translated from the coding sequence ATGCACGCTTATACTTTAATTGCCCCTGGGAAAATTAATCTGTATTTAGAAATTATCGGCGATCGCCCGGATGGCTATCATGAACTGATCATGATCCTCCAAAGCATTGACTTAGCGGACCGCCTGACTCTACGTTCTAACGGGTTGCAAAAGTGCCGCCTTTCTTGTTCTCATCCCCAAGTCCCCCTAGATGAAACTAACTTGGCCTATCGAGCGGCTGTCTTAATGGAGCAAGAATTTCCCAAAGAATTTGCTAACTATGGGGGAGTAGATATTACCATTGACAAACAGATCCCAGTAGCGGCCGGATTAGCTGGCGGCTCTACAGATGGGGCGGCGGTATTAGTGGGATTAAATTTAATCTGGCAACTCGGACTCACTCAACTGGAATTACAAAATTTAGCCGCACTATTAGGGTCTGATTTGCCTTTCTGCGTGTCAGGGGGAACAGCTATAGCGACAGGAAGAGGAGAAAAACTCGATCAAATCAATAATTTAGCTAATCTTTACCTTGTTTTAGCTAAATATGATAGTATTGCCGTATCTACCCCTTGGGCTTACCAAACTTATCGGCAACAGTTTAGTGATAGCTACATTAATCATCTGTCAGGAATTGAAGCCAAAACTCATCAAGTTCATGCCGGTCCATTAGTGGGTGCAATTGTACATAAAGATGGAGCAAAAATCGGCCAATTATTGCACAATGACCTAGAAAAAGTCGTTTTACCCGCCTATCCCCAAGTAGCTCAACTTCGAGAAACCATGCAGCAGGCTGGCGGTCTAGGAACCATGATGTCCGGGTCGGGTCCGACGGTGTTTACCCTGTGTGAGTCAAGAGAACAAGCAGCAGAAATTCAACAAAAAATAAGACAGAAACTCCCCGATTCAGATTTACAATTATGGGTAGCTCAATTGTCAAATCGGGGAATTCAAGTAGAAACTGCTAGTTAA
- a CDS encoding abortive infection family protein — MSELDKDNLRFICHGAREVLELSVGAVHIEKLINALERAVEEDPGLAFDLAKSLVESICKTILSDRNDESKDKLLELPKLVKYTTKQLNLIPEEHLNPEVEQSFQSVINGLITTIHGLCEIRRLEGTASHGRNGYIKSLEPLQALFAARVADAIANLLFKTHKNNLTSSKIPYYEDNPEFNIYLDSLYECSIAGLPYKTSDVLFKIDQQAYINFLQEYLSDLSVNPEDLSNEDEKE, encoded by the coding sequence ATGAGCGAATTAGATAAAGATAATTTACGTTTTATTTGTCATGGAGCAAGAGAAGTATTAGAACTTTCTGTCGGAGCCGTACATATTGAAAAGCTAATTAATGCACTTGAAAGAGCAGTAGAAGAAGATCCAGGGTTAGCGTTTGATTTAGCAAAATCATTAGTTGAAAGTATTTGTAAAACTATTCTTAGTGATAGAAACGATGAAAGTAAAGACAAATTATTAGAGTTACCTAAATTAGTTAAATATACAACAAAGCAATTAAATTTGATTCCTGAAGAACATTTGAATCCTGAAGTAGAACAAAGTTTTCAAAGCGTTATAAATGGACTTATAACTACTATTCATGGATTGTGTGAAATTCGTCGTTTAGAAGGAACAGCCTCTCATGGACGAAATGGATATATAAAATCTTTAGAACCTTTACAAGCTTTATTTGCTGCCCGTGTTGCTGATGCTATTGCCAATCTTTTATTTAAAACTCACAAAAATAATTTAACTTCATCCAAAATTCCTTATTATGAAGACAACCCAGAATTTAATATTTATTTAGATAGTTTGTATGAATGTTCTATTGCTGGCTTACCTTATAAAACCAGTGATGTTTTATTCAAAATCGATCAACAAGCTTATATTAATTTCCTTCAAGAATATTTGAGTGATTTGTCCGTGAATCCTGAAGATTTATCAAATGAGGATGAAAAAGAATGA
- a CDS encoding type I restriction endonuclease subunit R, with protein MKPNFSESVVEDATLAWFELLGYTVCHASELDRQSYSDIILTDSLQTALKKINPQIPSETLQEVIKKITRSDTPNLIENNLRFHKLLTDGVDVEYQQDGRTKYDKVWLIDFKHPENNQYLAANQLTVTEGKNTRRPDVVIFINGLPIAVIELKNPADENATITGAFNQLQTYKQEIPSLFSTNELLIISDGTEARIGTLTADWERFAPWRTVDGENIAPKRVAELETLIRGVFPPKTLLDILQSFIVFETDGDTITKKLAGYHQYHAVNKAITATLEATHPQGDKKVGVVWHTQGSGKSLTMAFYAGKIIQQPEMANPTLVILTDRNDLDDQLFNTFSLCTDLLRQTPTQAESREQLQELLKVASGGVIFTTIQKFSPEYGNQYPLLSNRRNIILIADEAHRSQYGLEAKVINKQEEAYISYGFAKYLRDALPNASFIGFTGTPIEAGDINTPAVFGDYIDIYDIQRAVEDEATVKIYYEGRLAKIDLEPSERPNIDPNFEEVTEDEETTTKEKLKSKWARLEALVGAEKRINQIAQDIVTHFENRLASIDGKAMIVCMSRRICVDLYNAIIKLKPDWHHDEDKGGIIKVVMTGSASDDPLFQPHIRNKKRRKDLAKRFKNPNDEMKLVIVRDMWLTGFDAPCLHTLYVDKPMKGHGLMQAIARVNRVFKDKPGGLVVDYLGIADQLKTALNDYTKSDRDDTGIPVNEALAVCFEKYEIVKAMYHGFNYQPFFTGTPAQRLNTIPAALDHILGIEDGKERYVKGVTELSKAFALVSSTDEAIAIRDEVGFFQAIKAAMVKHTTTHGGKSPEEIDAAVRQIVSLAVASDEVIDIFAAAGLKNPNIAILSDEFLEEIKGLPYKNVALEILRKLINDDIRSRLRRNLIQSRSFREMLENTIKRYQNRSLETAQVINELIELAKDIREAYKRGENLGLTEDEIAFYDALEVNDSAVKVLGDDTLKAIARDLVIAIRNNLTIDWTVKETVRAKLRVTIKRLLKKYGYPPDKQEKATLTVLQQAELLSVDWAA; from the coding sequence ATGAAACCTAACTTTTCTGAATCTGTTGTTGAAGATGCGACCCTAGCTTGGTTTGAATTATTAGGCTACACCGTTTGCCACGCTTCAGAACTTGACAGACAAAGCTACAGTGACATTATCCTAACTGATTCCCTTCAAACTGCCTTAAAAAAAATTAACCCTCAAATTCCCTCCGAAACTCTCCAAGAAGTCATCAAAAAAATTACCCGTAGCGACACCCCCAACCTCATCGAAAATAACCTGCGCTTTCATAAACTCCTCACCGATGGGGTAGATGTAGAATATCAACAAGACGGACGCACCAAATACGATAAAGTCTGGTTAATCGACTTCAAGCATCCCGAAAATAACCAATATTTAGCCGCTAATCAACTTACCGTCACCGAAGGCAAAAATACCCGCCGTCCCGATGTCGTCATCTTCATCAACGGTTTACCCATCGCGGTTATCGAACTCAAAAATCCTGCCGACGAAAACGCCACTATTACAGGCGCATTTAACCAACTGCAAACCTATAAACAAGAAATACCCTCTCTTTTCTCTACCAACGAACTCTTAATCATCTCAGACGGAACAGAGGCTAGAATCGGCACATTAACCGCAGATTGGGAACGATTCGCCCCTTGGCGTACCGTAGACGGAGAAAATATCGCCCCTAAACGAGTTGCAGAATTAGAAACCCTTATTCGCGGCGTATTCCCTCCCAAAACCCTCCTAGACATACTACAATCATTCATCGTCTTTGAAACCGACGGCGACACCATCACCAAAAAACTCGCCGGATATCATCAATATCATGCTGTTAATAAAGCCATTACTGCTACTTTAGAAGCTACCCATCCCCAAGGCGATAAAAAAGTCGGTGTGGTTTGGCATACTCAAGGAAGCGGAAAAAGCCTCACAATGGCATTCTACGCCGGTAAAATCATTCAACAGCCCGAAATGGCTAACCCTACCCTCGTTATCCTCACCGATAGAAACGATTTAGATGACCAATTATTTAACACCTTCTCTCTGTGTACCGACTTATTACGCCAAACCCCCACACAAGCGGAAAGTCGAGAACAGTTACAGGAATTATTAAAAGTCGCCTCTGGTGGTGTCATTTTCACTACTATTCAGAAATTCTCTCCCGAATACGGCAATCAATACCCTTTACTTTCCAATAGACGCAATATTATTTTAATCGCTGATGAGGCACACCGTAGTCAATACGGATTAGAGGCTAAAGTCATTAATAAACAAGAAGAAGCTTATATATCCTACGGATTCGCTAAATATTTGAGAGATGCCCTACCAAATGCCTCTTTTATCGGCTTTACAGGAACTCCCATTGAAGCTGGAGATATTAACACCCCTGCTGTTTTTGGAGACTATATCGATATTTACGACATCCAACGCGCCGTAGAAGATGAAGCCACCGTTAAAATTTATTATGAAGGCAGACTCGCCAAAATAGATCTAGAACCCTCAGAAAGACCCAATATCGACCCCAATTTTGAAGAAGTCACCGAAGACGAGGAAACCACTACTAAAGAGAAGTTAAAAAGTAAATGGGCAAGATTAGAAGCATTAGTCGGGGCAGAAAAACGGATTAATCAAATTGCCCAAGATATTGTTACCCATTTTGAGAACCGGTTAGCCAGCATAGACGGTAAAGCGATGATAGTCTGTATGAGTCGCCGTATCTGTGTTGACCTCTACAACGCCATTATTAAACTTAAACCCGACTGGCATCATGACGAGGATAAAGGGGGCATAATAAAAGTCGTTATGACCGGTTCAGCCTCCGATGACCCCCTTTTTCAGCCGCACATCCGCAATAAAAAACGCCGTAAAGACCTAGCCAAACGCTTCAAGAACCCTAATGATGAGATGAAATTAGTCATTGTCAGGGATATGTGGTTAACCGGCTTTGATGCACCCTGTTTGCATACCCTTTATGTCGATAAACCCATGAAGGGACACGGGTTAATGCAAGCCATAGCGAGGGTAAACCGTGTATTTAAAGATAAACCAGGGGGGTTAGTTGTTGATTATTTAGGCATTGCCGACCAACTTAAAACAGCCCTCAATGACTATACTAAAAGCGATAGGGACGATACAGGAATTCCCGTTAATGAAGCGTTAGCCGTTTGTTTTGAGAAATACGAAATCGTTAAGGCCATGTATCACGGGTTCAACTATCAACCCTTCTTTACGGGAACTCCCGCACAACGCCTTAATACCATTCCTGCTGCCCTCGACCATATTTTAGGCATTGAAGACGGCAAAGAACGCTATGTTAAAGGTGTCACCGAATTATCTAAAGCCTTTGCCTTGGTTAGCAGTACCGATGAAGCGATAGCCATACGGGATGAAGTGGGATTCTTCCAAGCTATCAAAGCGGCAATGGTTAAACATACAACAACTCATGGTGGTAAAAGTCCTGAAGAAATTGATGCCGCCGTCCGTCAGATTGTCTCCCTTGCTGTTGCATCCGATGAAGTTATTGATATATTCGCCGCAGCAGGGTTAAAAAATCCCAACATCGCTATTTTATCTGATGAATTTCTCGAAGAAATTAAAGGATTACCCTATAAAAATGTTGCCCTTGAAATTCTTAGAAAACTCATCAACGATGATATTAGATCCCGTTTGCGTAGAAATCTAATACAATCTCGTTCTTTCCGAGAGATGCTGGAAAATACTATCAAACGTTATCAAAACCGTTCTCTTGAAACTGCCCAAGTCATTAATGAACTTATAGAATTAGCAAAAGATATCAGGGAGGCATACAAACGAGGAGAGAATTTAGGCTTAACTGAAGATGAAATCGCCTTTTATGATGCACTAGAAGTTAATGATAGTGCTGTTAAAGTATTAGGAGACGATACCCTTAAAGCCATTGCTAGAGATTTAGTTATAGCCATTCGCAATAATTTAACCATTGATTGGACGGTTAAAGAAACCGTTAGGGCTAAACTGCGGGTGACAATTAAGCGGCTGTTAAAGAAATATGGTTATCCTCCAGACAAACAAGAGAAAGCGACTCTAACTGTTCTACAACAAGCCGAGTTACTTAGTGTTGATTGGGCGGCTTAA
- a CDS encoding type I restriction-modification system subunit M — protein MPKKQKTETTASNGNTVKLEDKLWKAADKLRGHLDAAEYKHVVLGLIFLKYISDAFGELYDKLSTDEYADPEDKDEYTAEHIFWVPVEARWSHLQAKAKTPDIGKFVDEAMEAIEKENPSLKGVLPKDYGKPALDKRLLGELIDLIGTIGLGDAQNRSQDILGRVYEYFLGQFASAEGKKGGQFYTPRCVVELLVDMLEPYKGRVYDPCCGSGGMFVQSEKFVEAHGGKIGDISIYGQESNPTTWKLCKMNLAIRGIDGNLGAKNADSFRNDLHKELKADYILANPPFNVSDWGGQHLREDSRWIYGTPPVGNANYAWIQQIITHLAPNGIAGFVLANGSMSSNQSGEGEIRKALVEADLVDCMVALPGQLFYNTQIPACLWFLTRNKGQSPLTLLNKGGMRQRKGETLFIDARKLGVLIDRVHRELTSEEITRIAETYHNWRGSGKGEYEDVPGFCKSAALEDIRGHGYVLTPGRYVGAEEVDDDDEPFEEKMERLTKLLEEQFSESARLENEICQNLREFGYEL, from the coding sequence GTGCCTAAAAAGCAAAAAACAGAAACTACTGCATCAAATGGTAATACTGTCAAGTTAGAGGATAAACTCTGGAAAGCGGCTGATAAGTTGCGGGGACATTTGGATGCGGCAGAATACAAGCACGTTGTTTTAGGGCTAATTTTCCTGAAATATATTTCAGATGCGTTTGGGGAACTCTACGATAAATTGTCAACAGATGAGTACGCAGACCCCGAAGATAAGGACGAATATACCGCAGAACATATTTTTTGGGTTCCAGTAGAGGCGAGATGGTCACATTTACAGGCTAAGGCTAAAACTCCAGATATTGGTAAATTTGTTGATGAGGCGATGGAGGCCATAGAAAAGGAAAACCCATCGCTTAAGGGAGTGTTGCCGAAAGATTATGGTAAACCTGCCCTAGATAAACGCTTATTAGGGGAGTTAATTGATTTAATTGGCACTATTGGCTTAGGAGATGCTCAAAATCGCTCTCAGGACATTTTAGGGCGGGTTTATGAGTATTTTTTAGGACAGTTTGCCAGTGCTGAGGGAAAGAAAGGGGGACAGTTTTACACGCCGCGCTGTGTGGTGGAATTGTTAGTAGATATGTTAGAACCTTACAAGGGACGGGTGTATGACCCTTGTTGCGGAAGTGGGGGTATGTTTGTACAGTCGGAGAAATTTGTTGAGGCGCATGGGGGAAAAATTGGCGATATTTCGATTTATGGTCAGGAGTCGAACCCTACAACCTGGAAACTCTGTAAGATGAATTTGGCGATACGGGGTATTGATGGGAATTTAGGGGCAAAAAATGCTGATAGTTTCCGCAATGATTTACATAAGGAGTTAAAGGCAGATTATATTTTAGCTAATCCCCCGTTTAATGTGAGTGATTGGGGAGGACAGCATTTAAGAGAAGATAGCCGTTGGATTTATGGAACTCCGCCCGTAGGAAATGCAAATTATGCTTGGATTCAGCAGATTATTACCCATTTAGCTCCCAATGGAATAGCGGGGTTTGTGTTGGCTAATGGGTCAATGAGTTCTAATCAATCAGGGGAAGGGGAGATTAGAAAAGCTTTGGTAGAGGCGGATTTAGTGGATTGTATGGTGGCTTTACCTGGGCAGTTGTTTTATAATACCCAGATTCCGGCTTGTTTGTGGTTTTTGACGAGAAATAAGGGTCAATCCCCCCTAACCCTCCTTAATAAGGGGGGGATGCGTCAGCGTAAGGGAGAAACCCTATTTATTGATGCGCGTAAGTTGGGGGTGTTGATAGATAGGGTTCATCGGGAGTTAACTTCTGAAGAGATTACCCGTATTGCTGAGACTTATCATAATTGGAGAGGTTCGGGTAAGGGTGAATATGAGGATGTGCCGGGGTTTTGTAAGAGTGCGGCTTTAGAAGATATAAGGGGACATGGGTATGTATTAACTCCTGGGCGCTATGTGGGCGCTGAAGAAGTGGATGATGATGATGAACCGTTTGAGGAGAAGATGGAACGGTTAACTAAGTTGCTAGAGGAACAGTTTAGCGAATCAGCAAGATTAGAAAATGAGATTTGTCAGAATTTGCGGGAGTTTGGATATGAACTTTAA